A genomic region of Rhodothermia bacterium contains the following coding sequences:
- a CDS encoding M1 family metallopeptidase, translated as MIHRFWRILPVVLLLSISVANAQYWLQPGDGKTNNSQFRPLPDWPTPNEYRTSSGSPGPKYWQQKVDYKIDVTLDTTAHKLIGKERITYKNNSPDVLRFIWVQMDQNLSSLNNSRNGKAAKSLPNSIPPAARRFLNVDPFDGGYQVTRVQVMSATGKLVNADYWLNDTIMKINLPTPLQSGGTVVFDIDWNHIVPDNGRGAKEKIADGWLYLNAQWFPRVSVYDDTNGWQTDQYLGRGEFHLEFGDYEVNITVPWNHIVGSTGVLQNPTEVLTAEQQRRVAKALTVTDLKAADPVFIVGPNEVNKAAFRPKSSGMLTWKFKAQNVRDFSWASSKTFVWDAAGYKYRPNEKAIQLNSYYPRAAMPLWDKASTRSIWETLFTYGRMSLEYPYPQASNVNGPVGGMEYPMIAFCGGRPNKEGKFNEAQERALISVSIHEVGHNWFPMIISSDERKWTWQDEGINSFYQYYSENDYAARYTGTKYGEQFKDGKYDNNRNLGKGIVPYMRQKDQVPIMIHSDLIHTGFGPNGYTKPAAGLWILREHVLGNKAFDEAFKEYSQKWAFKHPLPYDFFRTMEEGAGEDLAWFWRGWMYSTYANDQAIAEVKSQKAADLVGDEKRGKNYWRVTIENKGGMLMPVIMEVTYDDGSKERMKLPVDIWRYNELKFEKGFFSDKNVTKVVLDPDEVFADVDTKNNTWDITKLEQPKPQEAPGTSGN; from the coding sequence ATGATTCACCGTTTCTGGCGCATTCTTCCGGTCGTGCTTCTCCTTAGCATCTCGGTTGCAAACGCCCAATATTGGTTACAGCCCGGAGATGGCAAAACCAATAACTCGCAATTTCGTCCGCTTCCCGATTGGCCAACCCCAAATGAATACAGAACGTCTTCCGGATCCCCCGGCCCAAAATATTGGCAACAAAAGGTGGACTACAAAATTGACGTTACGTTAGACACTACCGCCCACAAATTGATTGGTAAAGAACGCATTACCTATAAAAACAACTCTCCAGATGTATTGCGCTTTATTTGGGTGCAAATGGATCAAAACCTTTCTTCCCTAAACAACAGCCGTAATGGAAAGGCCGCAAAATCCTTGCCCAATTCCATTCCGCCCGCCGCCCGCCGCTTCCTGAATGTGGATCCATTCGATGGTGGCTACCAAGTAACACGGGTACAAGTCATGTCGGCCACGGGTAAATTGGTCAATGCAGATTATTGGCTGAACGACACCATCATGAAAATTAACCTCCCAACGCCGCTACAGTCCGGCGGAACAGTGGTTTTTGATATTGATTGGAACCACATTGTACCGGATAATGGACGTGGTGCGAAAGAAAAAATTGCCGATGGTTGGCTATACCTCAATGCCCAATGGTTCCCCCGTGTATCGGTCTATGATGATACCAATGGCTGGCAAACAGACCAATATTTGGGACGCGGTGAGTTCCACCTTGAATTTGGTGACTACGAAGTAAACATCACTGTGCCCTGGAATCACATCGTAGGCTCGACAGGTGTTTTGCAAAACCCGACCGAAGTCCTCACCGCCGAGCAGCAACGCCGTGTAGCTAAAGCTTTGACGGTAACCGACCTTAAAGCGGCTGATCCCGTCTTTATTGTTGGGCCGAACGAGGTCAACAAAGCGGCATTCCGTCCTAAATCCTCCGGAATGCTCACTTGGAAGTTCAAAGCACAAAATGTGCGGGATTTCTCTTGGGCTTCCTCTAAAACCTTTGTTTGGGATGCCGCCGGCTACAAATACCGTCCAAATGAGAAGGCGATTCAGTTAAACAGTTATTACCCACGCGCCGCAATGCCACTCTGGGACAAAGCATCCACACGTTCCATTTGGGAAACCTTATTCACGTATGGACGGATGTCCTTGGAGTACCCCTATCCTCAAGCCTCGAACGTGAATGGCCCTGTTGGTGGTATGGAGTACCCCATGATCGCGTTCTGTGGTGGACGCCCAAACAAGGAGGGTAAATTTAATGAAGCCCAAGAACGTGCCCTGATCTCGGTGAGTATCCATGAGGTAGGACATAACTGGTTCCCGATGATCATTTCTTCGGATGAACGCAAATGGACTTGGCAGGACGAAGGCATTAACTCGTTCTATCAGTATTACAGCGAAAACGACTATGCTGCACGCTATACAGGAACAAAATATGGAGAGCAATTCAAAGATGGTAAATACGACAACAACCGGAACCTTGGAAAAGGGATTGTACCCTATATGCGCCAAAAAGACCAAGTACCGATTATGATTCACTCGGACTTGATCCACACGGGCTTTGGTCCCAATGGCTACACCAAACCGGCTGCCGGCCTCTGGATTTTGCGAGAACATGTTCTTGGTAACAAAGCCTTCGACGAAGCCTTTAAAGAGTACTCGCAGAAATGGGCTTTTAAACACCCATTACCATACGATTTCTTCCGCACAATGGAAGAGGGTGCTGGCGAAGACTTGGCGTGGTTCTGGCGCGGATGGATGTATTCCACATATGCAAACGATCAGGCCATTGCAGAAGTCAAATCTCAAAAAGCAGCCGACTTGGTGGGCGATGAAAAGCGCGGTAAGAATTACTGGCGTGTAACCATCGAAAACAAAGGGGGGATGCTGATGCCCGTCATTATGGAAGTAACCTACGACGATGGCTCCAAAGAACGCATGAAACTTCCTGTGGACATTTGGCGCTACAACGAACTGAAGTTTGAAAAAGGCTTCTTCTCCGATAAAAATGTAACCAAGGTGGTTCTGGATCCAGATGAAGTCTTTGCCGACGTGGACACGAAGAACAATACTTGGGATATAACCAAATTAGAACAGCCTAAACCGCAAGAGGCACCCGGAACATCAGGTAACTAA
- the pckA gene encoding phosphoenolpyruvate carboxykinase (ATP) encodes MPVLLHQNFTIMSLDLKKYGITVRNVIRNIAPAVLYEEALQYEKGAGFSDTGALMIRSGQKTGRSPKDKRIVVHPNSQGNIWWGNINIGMDEHTFEINHERAIDYLNTRDRIYVMDGFAGWDPKYRIKVRIICTRPYHALFMNNMLIRPTKEELAQFGEPDYVIYNAGAFGANRYTDGMTSKTSVDLCFERKQFVILGTEYAGEMKKGVFTIMNYIMPERGVLSMHCSANEGKEGDVSLFFGLSGTGKTTLSADPNRYLIGDDEHCWTDDGVFNIEGGCYAKAVDLSAEKEPEIYGAIKFGTVLENVVFDSESHAVDYSDTSITENTRAAYPIEYIPNAKVPCVGGHPKNIIFLTCDAFGVLPPVARLMPEQAMYHFISGYTAKVAGTEMGVTEPTATFSACFGAAFMVWHPSKYAELLAENMNKHHAKAWLVNTGWSGGAYGEGERMKLKITRAIIDAIHNGDLENVEVVLDPRFGFEVPTSCPNVPQEVLIPKNTWKNGDAYEAKANHLAQLFQKNFVQFAEGSSDAIKNAGPKVL; translated from the coding sequence ATGCCGGTCCTGTTACACCAAAACTTTACCATCATGTCTTTAGACCTGAAAAAATATGGAATAACCGTTCGGAATGTGATCCGCAATATTGCACCAGCGGTCTTATATGAAGAAGCGCTTCAGTACGAAAAAGGTGCTGGTTTCTCGGATACAGGTGCGTTGATGATCCGTTCCGGACAAAAAACCGGACGTAGCCCGAAAGACAAACGGATCGTGGTTCATCCCAATAGCCAAGGGAACATCTGGTGGGGAAACATCAATATTGGTATGGATGAACATACGTTTGAGATCAACCATGAACGTGCGATAGATTACTTGAATACCCGCGATCGTATTTATGTAATGGATGGCTTTGCGGGTTGGGATCCAAAGTATCGTATCAAAGTACGGATTATTTGTACACGGCCTTATCATGCACTGTTCATGAACAATATGCTTATCCGTCCTACGAAAGAGGAGTTGGCGCAATTTGGTGAACCAGATTATGTGATCTACAATGCCGGAGCTTTCGGTGCAAACCGCTATACAGATGGCATGACCTCTAAAACCAGTGTGGATCTGTGCTTCGAACGGAAACAGTTTGTGATCTTGGGTACAGAATATGCCGGTGAAATGAAAAAAGGTGTTTTCACCATCATGAACTACATTATGCCAGAACGCGGAGTACTCTCTATGCACTGCTCGGCAAATGAAGGGAAAGAGGGCGATGTTTCGTTGTTCTTTGGATTAAGCGGAACAGGAAAAACAACCCTTTCTGCCGACCCCAACCGCTACTTAATTGGGGATGATGAGCATTGCTGGACAGATGACGGCGTGTTTAATATTGAAGGAGGGTGCTATGCAAAAGCTGTTGACCTTTCTGCGGAAAAAGAACCGGAAATTTATGGCGCCATTAAGTTTGGTACGGTCTTGGAAAATGTGGTTTTTGATTCGGAGTCTCATGCGGTTGATTATTCAGATACCTCGATTACCGAAAATACCCGCGCTGCATACCCGATTGAGTACATTCCGAATGCCAAAGTTCCGTGTGTGGGTGGGCATCCAAAGAACATCATTTTCTTAACCTGTGATGCTTTTGGGGTACTGCCGCCTGTGGCACGCCTGATGCCTGAACAAGCCATGTACCACTTTATCAGTGGATATACGGCAAAAGTGGCTGGAACGGAAATGGGTGTTACAGAACCTACTGCAACCTTCTCTGCATGTTTTGGCGCTGCTTTCATGGTATGGCATCCGAGCAAATATGCGGAATTGCTGGCCGAGAACATGAATAAACACCATGCCAAAGCGTGGTTGGTGAATACCGGCTGGAGTGGTGGCGCATATGGCGAGGGCGAGCGGATGAAGCTCAAAATTACCCGTGCCATTATAGATGCCATCCACAACGGTGATTTGGAAAATGTAGAGGTAGTGTTGGATCCGCGTTTTGGTTTTGAAGTGCCTACTTCTTGCCCAAATGTCCCTCAAGAGGTGCTGATCCCTAAAAATACGTGGAAAAATGGCGACGCATACGAAGCAAAGGCGAACCATCTTGCACAATTGTTCCAAAAGAACTTTGTACAGTTTGCTGAAGGTAGTTCCGATGCGATCAAGAATGCAGGGCCGAAAGTCCTTTAA
- a CDS encoding DUF2071 domain-containing protein, with product MTSSIEAIQRQKKRPEKDSPVMYQHWEELLFLHWAVDREALQSKLPKGLHLDTYNGVAYVGVVPFFMQHIRPRFLPAVPWVSYFLELNVRTYVTDETGLPGVWFFSLDCNQPIAVRAARRFFYLPYMDAKMRATNQGHEVAYFAQRKGEREAAHFAYAPDGAVKEAVAGSLTSFLVDRYWLFAHDVHSNRLFKGRVWHEPYQVGAAKCATWSSAPLDWNGMGVAGRPPDVVARAENVAVRVYPVERI from the coding sequence ATGACTTCGAGCATTGAAGCTATACAAAGGCAAAAAAAACGTCCAGAAAAGGATAGTCCCGTTATGTACCAGCATTGGGAGGAATTGTTGTTTCTCCATTGGGCTGTTGACCGCGAAGCGTTACAATCCAAACTCCCCAAAGGCTTACATTTGGATACCTACAACGGCGTTGCTTATGTGGGCGTGGTTCCTTTTTTTATGCAGCATATCCGCCCACGGTTTTTACCTGCAGTACCTTGGGTCTCTTATTTCTTGGAACTCAATGTCCGAACATATGTGACGGACGAAACAGGTTTGCCGGGGGTTTGGTTTTTTTCGTTGGATTGTAACCAGCCGATTGCCGTTCGGGCGGCGAGGCGTTTTTTCTATTTGCCTTATATGGATGCCAAAATGAGGGCCACAAATCAGGGTCATGAGGTGGCATATTTTGCCCAAAGGAAAGGAGAGCGCGAAGCGGCACATTTTGCATATGCACCCGATGGAGCCGTAAAAGAAGCAGTGGCGGGGTCGTTGACTTCTTTTCTGGTGGATCGCTATTGGCTGTTTGCGCACGATGTCCATTCTAATCGTTTGTTCAAAGGCCGAGTTTGGCATGAACCGTATCAGGTGGGGGCGGCAAAATGTGCTACATGGAGCAGCGCACCTTTGGATTGGAATGGGATGGGGGTGGCAGGGCGTCCGCCAGATGTGGTTGCCCGTGCGGAAAATGTGGCGGTACGGGTGTATCCGGTGGAGCGGATATAA